The following proteins come from a genomic window of Girardinichthys multiradiatus isolate DD_20200921_A chromosome 8, DD_fGirMul_XY1, whole genome shotgun sequence:
- the naa25 gene encoding N-alpha-acetyltransferase 25, NatB auxiliary subunit, protein MAARGHVQDPNDRRLRPIYDYLDNGNNKMAIQQADKLLKKHKDLHCAKVLKAIGLQRTGKQDEAFTLAQEVTVLEPTDDNSLQALTILYREMHRPELVTKLYEAAVKKVPLSEEYHSHLFMAYARVGEYKKMQQAGMALYKIVPKNPYYFWSVMSLVMQAISAKDEKLAQTMFLPLAERMVEKMVKEEKIEAEAEVQLYFMILERLGKCDEALEVIRGPLGEKLTSELQSRERKCMMLYRRLERWPECNALAQKLLLKNPDDWQFYPSYFDSLFYLMDQPWSPPEEGEHCSEGSVHHTVVEVVRFVEERIKAEDGKDSRSLRGPYLARLELIHRLRERGYPEENLPGEPLDLMVQFFRMFGDKPCCITDLKIYLHLLAPDQHVQFINRLSELVPLGEQGEDGFTFPEDTKSLQRHLCVCQLSRALGLHHSLDVSGKLRLITELKAHYRHGLKFGSTALKTELQFSDMYCLMAAHVYIDLWTETGDEDMVWQGLGLLEEGLSHSSSNAQFKLLLLLLYCRLGAFEPVVDLYSSLDAKHIQHDTIGFLLTRYAESLGQFAAASQSCNFSLRFFHSNQKDTSEYIIQAYKYGAFEKIPEFIALRNRLNQSLHFAQVRTERMLLDLFLEADIVLSLEESVKAMSLSSEEDDIPWDSLRDNRDLTVFTNWDPKERQLTDEHRIRSLEEESMWLQIRSLTLRLLASLTASGHAPSQQNSEISNENGVGDKSSLLRSLLSQLNQTLQTAAQIAEKHVQYPLLGPPSTRLASALSIGSCQCQAAALQLSLHLQELESAGLDESTELQTQICYVFKSLVVQLQEMLNKCKGDLLEMKESKLKTQPFFLENLVFFVETVSVVLWTASYCAKILRPLKSSLQKKKKKKKDANAALPLVVCGFQELTGSLQAILSHAVDHIRGQESGITAQRLASLSLEGTSQEEASFTKAAMDKVQGSYLRSLQEVGDLLKKKAETIKNLKI, encoded by the exons GTGTTGAAGGCTATCGGTCTTCAGAGGACGGGGAAGCAGGACGAAGCCTTCACTTTGGCCCAGGAGGTGACCGTCCTGGAGCCCACCGATGACAACTCACTTCAAGCTCTGACTATACTGTACAGGGAGATGCATCGTC CCGAGCTGGTGACTAAGCTGTACGAAGCTGCAGTGAAAAAGGTCCCTCTCAGCGAGGAGTATCACTCTCACCTCTTCATGGCTTACGCTCGCGTGGGAGAGTACAAGAAGATGCAGCAG GCAGGAATGGCCTTGTATAAAATTGTCCCTAAGAATCCATATTACTTCTGGTCTGTCATGAGTCTGGTGATGCAG gcAATCTCAGCAAAAGATGAAAAACTGGCCCAAACCATGTTCCTGCCTCTGGCTGAACGCATGGTGGAGAAAATGGTGAAGGAGGAGAAAATCGAAGCAGAAGCTGAG GTGCAGCTATATTTTATGATCCTGGAGCGTCTGGGAAAGTGCGATGAAGCTCTCGAAGTGATCAGGGGTCCGCTGGGAG AGAAACTGACAAGTGAGCTGCAGAGCAGGGAGAGGAAATGCATGATGCTCTACAGGCGTCTAGAACGCTGGCCAGAGTGCAACGCCCTGGCCCAAAAGCTGCTGCTGAAAAA tcctgATGATTGGCAGTTCTATCCCTCCTACTTTGACTCTCTGTTCTACCTAATGGATCAACCATGGAGTCCGCCAGAAGAAGGCGAACA ctgctcagagggtTCAGTTCATCACACCGTGGTGGAGGTGGTGAGGTTTGTGGAGGAGAGAATTAAGGCAGAAGACGGCAAAGACTCTCGTTCTCTCAGAGGGCCTTATTTAGCTCGTCTGGAATTGATTCACAGACTGAGAGAAAGAGGCTACCCTGAAGAAAACCTGCCAG GCGAACCTTTAGACCTGATGGTGCAGTTCTTCAGGATGTTTGGAGACAAACCATGCTGCATCACCGACTTGAAAATATACCTTCATCTACTAGCTCCTGACCAACACGTTCAG TTTATCAACCGGCTGAGTGAGCTGGTTCCATTGGGAGAGCAGGGGGAGGACGGGTTCACTTTCCCAGAGGACACCAAATCCCTACAGAGgcatttgtgtgtttgtcagCTGAGTCGGGCCCTGGGGTTGCATCATTCTTTGGACGTCAGTGGGAAGCTACGCCTCATCACCGAGCTGAAGGCTCACTATCGCCACGGACTCAAGTTTG ggaGCACCGCCCTGAAGACAGAGCTGCAGTTCTCTGACATGTACTGCCTCATGGCAGCTCATGTGTACATAGACCTGTGGACAGAAACAG GGGATGAGGACATGGTGTGGCAGGGTTTAGGGCTCTTAGAGGAGGGTCTGTCTCACAGCTCCTCAAACGCCCAGttcaagcttctgctgctgctcctctacTGTCGCCTGGGAGCCTTTGAGCCTGTGGTGGACCTTTATTCCAGCCTGGATGCCAAGCACATACAGCACGACACCATAGG GTTTCTTTTAACACGTTATGCTGAGTCTCTGGGTCAGTTTGCTGCTGCTTCCCAGTCCTGCAACTTCTCCCTCAGGTTTTTCCACTCCAACCAGAAAGAT ACCTCAGAGTACATCATCCAGGCATACAAGTACGGCGCATTTGAAAAAATCCCAGAGTTCATTGCTCTCAGGAACAGGTTGAACCAATCGCTGCACTTTGCCCAGGTCCGCACTGAAAGGATGCTGCTCGACTTGTTCCTTGAGGCAGATAT cgtCTTGAGTCTAGAGGAAAGTGTTAAGGCCATGTCTTTGTCTTCAGAGGAAGACGATATCCCCTGGGATAGTTTAAGGGACAACAGAGACCTTACTGTATTTACAAACTGGGACCCTAAAGAAAG GCAGTTAACTGATGAACACCGGATTCGGTCTCTAGAAGAGGAGTCCATGTGGTTGCAGATACGCTCTCTGACGTTGCGCTTACTCGCCTCGCTCACAGCATCAGGACACGCTCCCTCACAGCAAAACTCCGAGATATCCAACGAGAACGGAGTCGGGGACAAAAGTTCGCTCCTCCGCAGCCTGCTCTCCCAGCTCAACCAGACGCTACAGACAGCAGCGCAGATCGCAGAAAAACATGTACAG TACCCCCTCCTCGGACCCCCCTCCACCCGGCTGGCCTCAGCGCTGTCCATCGGCAGCTGTCAGTGTCAGGCTGCAGCCCTGCAGCTCTCTCTCCACCTGCAGGAGCTGGAGTCGGCCGGACTCG ATGAATCAACGGAGCTTCAGACTCAGATTTGTTACGTTTTTAAGTCATTAGTAGTTCAGCTTCAAG AGATGCTTAATAAATGCAAAGGGGACTTATTGGAAATGAAAGAGAGCAAATTAAAAACCCAACCCTTCTTCTTAGAAAATCTCGTTTTCTTTGTTGAG ACAGTGAGTGTAGTGTTGTGGACTGCTAGCTACTGTGCCAAGATCCTGCGACCACTCAAGTCAAGtttacagaagaagaaaaagaagaaaaaggatgCTAATGCAGCTCTG CCGTTGGTGGTGTGTGGATTCCAGGAGCTGACTGGGAGCTTGCAGGCCATTCTTTCCCATGCTGTGGATCACATCAGGGGGCAAGAGTCTGGCATTACAGCCCAAAGATTGGCCAGTTTATCCTTGGAAGGAACCTCACAG GAGGAGGCGTCGTTTACAAAGGCTGCTATGGACAAAGTGCAGGGCAGTTACCTGCGCTCGCTACAGGAGGTGGGAGATCTACTCAAAAAGAAAGCTGAAACTATAAAGAACCTTAAAATCTGA